The following proteins are co-located in the Theropithecus gelada isolate Dixy chromosome 19, Tgel_1.0, whole genome shotgun sequence genome:
- the LOC112613072 gene encoding osteoclast-associated immunoglobulin-like receptor isoform X14, whose product MFPHFPGGERMQPSPDSSSSRYLPTMALVLILQLLTLWPLCHTDITPSVPPALYPKPWLGAQPATVVTPGVNVTLRCRAPQPAWRFGLFKLGEIGPPLFRDVSSELAEFFLEEVTPAQGGSYHCCYRRPDWRPGVWSQPSDPLELLVTEQLPRPSLVALPGPVVAPGANVSLRCAGRLRNMSFVLYREGVAAPLQYRDSAQPWADFPLLGARAPGTYSCYYHTPSAPYVLSQRSEALVISWEDSSSSDYTRGNLVRLGLAGLVLISLGALVTFDWRSQSCATAGVRP is encoded by the exons atgtttcctcattTCCCGGGAGGGGAGAGGATGCAACCAAGCCCTGACTCCAGCTCCAGCAGATATCTGCCTACCATGGCCCTGGTGCTGATCCTCCAGCTGCTGACCCTCT GGCCTCTGTGTCACACGGACATTACTCCATCTG TCCCCCCAGCTTTATACCCCAAGCCATGGCTGGGAGCTCAGCCGGCTACAGTTGTGACCCCTGGGGTCAATGTGACCTTGAGGTGCCGGGCACCCCAACCCGCCTGGAGATTTGGACTTTTCAAGCTTGGAGAGATTGGTCCCCCTCTCTTCCGGGATGTGTCCTCCGAGCTGGCAGAATTCTTTCTGGAGGAGGTGACTCCAGCCCAAGGGGGAAGTTACCACTGCTGCTACCGGAGGCCAGACTGGAGGCCGGGTGTCTGGTCCCAGCCCAGCGATCCCCTGGAGCTGCTGGTGACAG AGCAGCTGCCGCGGCCGTCGCTGGTGGCGCTGCCCGGGCCGGTGGTGGCTCCCGGCGCCAACGTAAGCCTGCGCTGCGCCGGCCGCCTGCGGAACATGAGCTTCGTGCTGTACCGCGAGGGCGTGGCGGCCCCGCTGCAGTACCGCGACTCCGCGCAGCCCTGGGCTGACTTCCCGCTGCTGGGCGCCCGCGCTCCCGGCACCTACAGCTGCTACTACCACACGCCCTCCGCGCCCTACGTGCTGTCGCAGCGCAGCGAGGCGCTGGTCATCAGCTGGGAAG ACTCTAGCTCCTCCGACTACACTCGGGGGAACCTTGTCCGCCTGGGGCTGGCCGGTCTGGTCCTCATCTCCCTGGGCGCACTGGTCACTTTTGACTGGCGCAGCCAGAGCTGCGCTACTGCTGGTGTCCGCCCTTGA
- the LOC112613072 gene encoding osteoclast-associated immunoglobulin-like receptor isoform X15: MFPHFPGGERMQPSPDSSSSRYLPTMALVLILQLLTLWPLCHTDITPSVVIIVPPALYPKPWLGAQPATVVTPGVNVTLRCRAPQPAWRFGLFKLGEIGPPLFRDVSSELAEFFLEEVTPAQGGSYHCCYRRPDWRPGVWSQPSDPLELLVTEQLPRPSLVALPGPVVAPGANVSLRCAGRLRNMSFVLYREGVAAPLQYRDSAQPWADFPLLGARAPGTYSCYYHTPSAPYVLSQRSEALVISWEDSSSSDYTRGNLVRLGLAGLVLISLGALVTFDWRSQSCATAGVRP, from the exons atgtttcctcattTCCCGGGAGGGGAGAGGATGCAACCAAGCCCTGACTCCAGCTCCAGCAGATATCTGCCTACCATGGCCCTGGTGCTGATCCTCCAGCTGCTGACCCTCT GGCCTCTGTGTCACACGGACATTACTCCATCTG TGGTCATTATAG TCCCCCCAGCTTTATACCCCAAGCCATGGCTGGGAGCTCAGCCGGCTACAGTTGTGACCCCTGGGGTCAATGTGACCTTGAGGTGCCGGGCACCCCAACCCGCCTGGAGATTTGGACTTTTCAAGCTTGGAGAGATTGGTCCCCCTCTCTTCCGGGATGTGTCCTCCGAGCTGGCAGAATTCTTTCTGGAGGAGGTGACTCCAGCCCAAGGGGGAAGTTACCACTGCTGCTACCGGAGGCCAGACTGGAGGCCGGGTGTCTGGTCCCAGCCCAGCGATCCCCTGGAGCTGCTGGTGACAG AGCAGCTGCCGCGGCCGTCGCTGGTGGCGCTGCCCGGGCCGGTGGTGGCTCCCGGCGCCAACGTAAGCCTGCGCTGCGCCGGCCGCCTGCGGAACATGAGCTTCGTGCTGTACCGCGAGGGCGTGGCGGCCCCGCTGCAGTACCGCGACTCCGCGCAGCCCTGGGCTGACTTCCCGCTGCTGGGCGCCCGCGCTCCCGGCACCTACAGCTGCTACTACCACACGCCCTCCGCGCCCTACGTGCTGTCGCAGCGCAGCGAGGCGCTGGTCATCAGCTGGGAAG ACTCTAGCTCCTCCGACTACACTCGGGGGAACCTTGTCCGCCTGGGGCTGGCCGGTCTGGTCCTCATCTCCCTGGGCGCACTGGTCACTTTTGACTGGCGCAGCCAGAGCTGCGCTACTGCTGGTGTCCGCCCTTGA
- the LOC112613072 gene encoding osteoclast-associated immunoglobulin-like receptor isoform X16, translating into MFPHFPGGERMQPSPDSSSSRYLPTMALVLILQLLTLFPPALYPKPWLGAQPATVVTPGVNVTLRCRAPQPAWRFGLFKLGEIGPPLFRDVSSELAEFFLEEVTPAQGGSYHCCYRRPDWRPGVWSQPSDPLELLVTEQLPRPSLVALPGPVVAPGANVSLRCAGRLRNMSFVLYREGVAAPLQYRDSAQPWADFPLLGARAPGTYSCYYHTPSAPYVLSQRSEALVISWEDSSSSDYTRGNLVRLGLAGLVLISLGALVTFDWRSQSCATAGVRP; encoded by the exons atgtttcctcattTCCCGGGAGGGGAGAGGATGCAACCAAGCCCTGACTCCAGCTCCAGCAGATATCTGCCTACCATGGCCCTGGTGCTGATCCTCCAGCTGCTGACCCTCT TCCCCCCAGCTTTATACCCCAAGCCATGGCTGGGAGCTCAGCCGGCTACAGTTGTGACCCCTGGGGTCAATGTGACCTTGAGGTGCCGGGCACCCCAACCCGCCTGGAGATTTGGACTTTTCAAGCTTGGAGAGATTGGTCCCCCTCTCTTCCGGGATGTGTCCTCCGAGCTGGCAGAATTCTTTCTGGAGGAGGTGACTCCAGCCCAAGGGGGAAGTTACCACTGCTGCTACCGGAGGCCAGACTGGAGGCCGGGTGTCTGGTCCCAGCCCAGCGATCCCCTGGAGCTGCTGGTGACAG AGCAGCTGCCGCGGCCGTCGCTGGTGGCGCTGCCCGGGCCGGTGGTGGCTCCCGGCGCCAACGTAAGCCTGCGCTGCGCCGGCCGCCTGCGGAACATGAGCTTCGTGCTGTACCGCGAGGGCGTGGCGGCCCCGCTGCAGTACCGCGACTCCGCGCAGCCCTGGGCTGACTTCCCGCTGCTGGGCGCCCGCGCTCCCGGCACCTACAGCTGCTACTACCACACGCCCTCCGCGCCCTACGTGCTGTCGCAGCGCAGCGAGGCGCTGGTCATCAGCTGGGAAG ACTCTAGCTCCTCCGACTACACTCGGGGGAACCTTGTCCGCCTGGGGCTGGCCGGTCTGGTCCTCATCTCCCTGGGCGCACTGGTCACTTTTGACTGGCGCAGCCAGAGCTGCGCTACTGCTGGTGTCCGCCCTTGA
- the NDUFA3 gene encoding NADH dehydrogenase [ubiquinone] 1 alpha subcomplex subunit 3: MAARLGAFLKNAWDKEPVLVASFVIGGLAIIMPTFSPYVKYSIMINKATPYNYPVPVRDDGNMPDVPSHPQDPQGPSLEWLKKL; this comes from the exons ATGGCTGCAA GACTCGGCGCCTTCCTCAAGAATGCCTGGGACAAGGAGCCAGTGCTGGTCGCGTCCTTCGTCATCGGGGGCCTCG CTATAATTATGCCCACATTCAGCCCCTACGTCAAGTACTCCATCATGATCAACAAGGCCACGCCCTACAACTACCCAG TGCCCGTCCGTGATGATGGGAACATGCCGGACGTGCCCAGCCACCCCCAGGACCCTCAGGGCCCCAGCCTGGAGTGGCTGAAGAAACTGTGA
- the TFPT gene encoding TCF3 fusion partner isoform X1, with protein sequence MELEQREGTMAAVGFEEFSAPPGSELALPPLFGGHILESELETEVEFVSGGLGGSGLRERDEEEEAARGRRRRQRELNRRKYQALGRRCREIEQVNERVLNRLHQVQRITRRLQQERRFLMRVLDSYGDDYRASQFTIVLEDEGSQGTDAPTPGNAENEPPEKEALSPPRRTPAPPEPGSPAPGEGPSGRKRRRVPRDGRRAGTALTPELASVQIKVEEDFGFEADEALDSSWVSRGPDKLLPYPTLASPASD encoded by the exons ATGGAATTGGAGCAGAGAGAAGG GACCATGGCAGCCGTGGGCTTTGAGGAGTTCTCAGCGCCGCCGGGCTCGGAGTTGGCGCTGCCTCCCCTATTTGGGGGCCATATCCTGGAGAGCGAGCTGGAGACAGAAGTGGAGTTTGTGTCAGGGGGTCTGGGGGGCTCAGGGCTCCGGGAGCGagatgaagaggaagaggcagcCCGGGGTCGGCGGCGGCGCCAGCGGGAATTAAATCGCAGAAAGTACCAGGCACTAGGTCGGCGCTGCCGGGAGATCGAGCAG GTGAACGAGCGGGTCCTGAACAGGCTCCATCAGGTGCAGAGGATAACtcggaggctgcagcaggagcgGAG GTTCCTCATGAGAGTGCTGGACTCCTATGGGGATGACTACCGGGCCAGCCAGTTCACCATTGTGCTAGAG GATGAGGGCAGCCAGGGCACGGATGCTCCCACCCCAGGCAATGCTGAGAATGAGCCTCCAGAGAAAGAGGCACTGTCCCCGCCCAGAAGGACTCCTGCACCCCCAGAACCTGGCAGCCCAGCGCCCGGCGAGGGGCCCAGTGGGCGGAAGAGGCGGCGAGTGCCGCGGGATGGACGCCGAGCAGGAACTGCGCTGACTCCAGAGCTGGCTTCAGTGCAG ATTAAGGTCGAGGAAGACTTTGGCTTTGAAGCAGATGAGGCCCTGGATTCCAGCTGGGTTTCTCGGGGTCCAGATAAACTGCTGCCCTACCCAACTCTGGCCAGCCCAGCCTCTGACTGA
- the TFPT gene encoding TCF3 fusion partner isoform X2, whose protein sequence is MAAVGFEEFSAPPGSELALPPLFGGHILESELETEVEFVSGGLGGSGLRERDEEEEAARGRRRRQRELNRRKYQALGRRCREIEQVNERVLNRLHQVQRITRRLQQERRFLMRVLDSYGDDYRASQFTIVLEDEGSQGTDAPTPGNAENEPPEKEALSPPRRTPAPPEPGSPAPGEGPSGRKRRRVPRDGRRAGTALTPELASVQIKVEEDFGFEADEALDSSWVSRGPDKLLPYPTLASPASD, encoded by the exons ATGGCAGCCGTGGGCTTTGAGGAGTTCTCAGCGCCGCCGGGCTCGGAGTTGGCGCTGCCTCCCCTATTTGGGGGCCATATCCTGGAGAGCGAGCTGGAGACAGAAGTGGAGTTTGTGTCAGGGGGTCTGGGGGGCTCAGGGCTCCGGGAGCGagatgaagaggaagaggcagcCCGGGGTCGGCGGCGGCGCCAGCGGGAATTAAATCGCAGAAAGTACCAGGCACTAGGTCGGCGCTGCCGGGAGATCGAGCAG GTGAACGAGCGGGTCCTGAACAGGCTCCATCAGGTGCAGAGGATAACtcggaggctgcagcaggagcgGAG GTTCCTCATGAGAGTGCTGGACTCCTATGGGGATGACTACCGGGCCAGCCAGTTCACCATTGTGCTAGAG GATGAGGGCAGCCAGGGCACGGATGCTCCCACCCCAGGCAATGCTGAGAATGAGCCTCCAGAGAAAGAGGCACTGTCCCCGCCCAGAAGGACTCCTGCACCCCCAGAACCTGGCAGCCCAGCGCCCGGCGAGGGGCCCAGTGGGCGGAAGAGGCGGCGAGTGCCGCGGGATGGACGCCGAGCAGGAACTGCGCTGACTCCAGAGCTGGCTTCAGTGCAG ATTAAGGTCGAGGAAGACTTTGGCTTTGAAGCAGATGAGGCCCTGGATTCCAGCTGGGTTTCTCGGGGTCCAGATAAACTGCTGCCCTACCCAACTCTGGCCAGCCCAGCCTCTGACTGA
- the PRPF31 gene encoding U4/U6 small nuclear ribonucleoprotein Prp31 isoform X2, which produces MSLADELLADLEEAAEEEEGGSYGEEEEEPAIEDVQEETQLDLSGDSVKTIAKLWDSKMFAEIMMKIEEYISKQAKASEVMGPVEAAPEYRVIVDANNLTVEIENELNIIHKFIRDKYSKRFPELESLVPNALDYIRTVKELGNSLDKCKNNENLQQILTNATIMVVSVTASTTQGQQLSEEELERLEEACDMALELNASKHRIYEYVESRMSFIAPNLSIIIGASTAAKIMGVAGGLTNLSKMPACNIMLLGAQRKTLSGFSSTSVLPHTGYIYHSDIVQSLPPDLRRKAARLVAAKCTLAARVDSFHESTEGKVGYELKDEIERKFDKWQEPPPVKQVKPLPAPLDGQRKKRGGRRYRKMKERLGLTEIRKQANRMSFGEIEEDAYQEDLGFSLGHLGKSGSGRVRQTQVNEATKARISKTLQRTLQKQSVVYGGKSTIRDRSSGTASSVAFTPLQGLEIVNPQAAEKKVAEANQKYFSSMAEFLKVKGEKSGLMST; this is translated from the exons ATGTCTCTGGCAGATGAGCTCTTAGCTGATCTCGAAGAGGCagcagaagaggaggaaggaggaagctatggggaggaagaggaggagccagCCATCGAGGATGTGCAGGAGGAGACACAGCTGGATCTCTCCGGGGATTCGGTCAAGACCATCGCCAAGCTATGGGACAGTAAGATG TTTGCTGAGATTATGATGAAGATTGAGGAGTATATCAGCAAGCAAGCCAAAGCTTCAGAAG TGATGGGACCGGTGGAGGCAGCGCCTGAATACCGCGTCATCGTGGATGCCAACAACCTGACCGTGGAGATCGAAAACGAGCTAA ACATCATCCATAAGTTCATCCGGGATAAGTACTCGAAGAGATTCCCTGAACTGGAGTCCTTGGTCCCCAATGCACTGGATTACATCCGCACGGTCAAG GAGCTGGGCAACAGCCTGGACAAGTGCAAGAACAATGAGAACCTGCAGCAGATCCTCACCAACGCCACCATCATGGTCGTCAGCGTCACCGCCTCCACCACCCAGGG GCAGCAGCTGTCGGAGGAGGAGCTGGAGCGGCTGGAGGAGGCCTGTGACATGGCGCTGGAGCTGAACGCCTCCAAGCACCGCATCTACGAGTACGTGGAGTCCCGGATGTCCTTCATCGCGCCCAACCTCTCCATCATCATTGGGGCGTCCACGGCCGCCAAGATCATGG GTGTGGCCGGCGGCCTGACCAACCTCTCCAAGATGCCCGCCTGCAACATCATGCTGCTCGGGGCCCAGCGCAAGACGCTGTCGGGCTTCTCGTCTACCTCAGTGCTGCCCCACACCGGCTACATCTACCACAGTGACATTGTGCAGTCCCTGCCCCCG GATCTCCGGCGGAAAGCGGCCCGGCTGGTGGCTGCCAAGTGCACGTTGGCAGCCCGTGTGGACAGTTTCCACGAGAGCACGGAGGGGAAG GTGGGCTACGAACTGAAGGATGAGATCGAACGCAAATTCGACAAGTGGCAGGAGCCGCCCCCCGTGAAGCAGGTGAAGCCGCTGCCTGCGCCCCTGGATGGGCAGCGGAAGAAGCGAGGCGGCCGCAG GTACCGCAAGATGAAGGAGCGGCTGGGGCTGACAGAGATCCGGAAGCAGGCCAACCGGATGAGTTTTGGAGAG ATTGAGGAGGACGCCTACCAGGAGGACCTGGGATTCAGCCTGGGCCACCTGGGCAAGTCGGGCAGTGGGCGCGTGCGGCAGACGCAGGTCAACGAGGCCACCAAGGCGAGGATCTCCAAGACGCTGCAG CGGACCCTGCAGAAGCAGAGCGTCGTGTACGGCGGGAAGTCCACCATCCGCGACCGCTCCTCGGGCACGGCCTCCAGCGTGGCCTTCACCCCACTCCAG
- the PRPF31 gene encoding U4/U6 small nuclear ribonucleoprotein Prp31 isoform X1, which translates to MSLADELLADLEEAAEEEEGGSYGEEEEEPAIEDVQEETQLDLSGDSVKTIAKLWDSKMFAEIMMKIEEYISKQAKASEVMGPVEAAPEYRVIVDANNLTVEIENELNIIHKFIRDKYSKRFPELESLVPNALDYIRTVKELGNSLDKCKNNENLQQILTNATIMVVSVTASTTQGQQLSEEELERLEEACDMALELNASKHRIYEYVESRMSFIAPNLSIIIGASTAAKIMGVAGGLTNLSKMPACNIMLLGAQRKTLSGFSSTSVLPHTGYIYHSDIVQSLPPDLRRKAARLVAAKCTLAARVDSFHESTEGKVGYELKDEIERKFDKWQEPPPVKQVKPLPAPLDGQRKKRGGRRYRKMKERLGLTEIRKQANRMSFGEIEEDAYQEDLGFSLGHLGKSGSGRVRQTQVNEATKARISKTLQVWARPGWGWGLRHRVGGAQIAASLSSPQRTLQKQSVVYGGKSTIRDRSSGTASSVAFTPLQGLEIVNPQAAEKKVAEANQKYFSSMAEFLKVKGEKSGLMST; encoded by the exons ATGTCTCTGGCAGATGAGCTCTTAGCTGATCTCGAAGAGGCagcagaagaggaggaaggaggaagctatggggaggaagaggaggagccagCCATCGAGGATGTGCAGGAGGAGACACAGCTGGATCTCTCCGGGGATTCGGTCAAGACCATCGCCAAGCTATGGGACAGTAAGATG TTTGCTGAGATTATGATGAAGATTGAGGAGTATATCAGCAAGCAAGCCAAAGCTTCAGAAG TGATGGGACCGGTGGAGGCAGCGCCTGAATACCGCGTCATCGTGGATGCCAACAACCTGACCGTGGAGATCGAAAACGAGCTAA ACATCATCCATAAGTTCATCCGGGATAAGTACTCGAAGAGATTCCCTGAACTGGAGTCCTTGGTCCCCAATGCACTGGATTACATCCGCACGGTCAAG GAGCTGGGCAACAGCCTGGACAAGTGCAAGAACAATGAGAACCTGCAGCAGATCCTCACCAACGCCACCATCATGGTCGTCAGCGTCACCGCCTCCACCACCCAGGG GCAGCAGCTGTCGGAGGAGGAGCTGGAGCGGCTGGAGGAGGCCTGTGACATGGCGCTGGAGCTGAACGCCTCCAAGCACCGCATCTACGAGTACGTGGAGTCCCGGATGTCCTTCATCGCGCCCAACCTCTCCATCATCATTGGGGCGTCCACGGCCGCCAAGATCATGG GTGTGGCCGGCGGCCTGACCAACCTCTCCAAGATGCCCGCCTGCAACATCATGCTGCTCGGGGCCCAGCGCAAGACGCTGTCGGGCTTCTCGTCTACCTCAGTGCTGCCCCACACCGGCTACATCTACCACAGTGACATTGTGCAGTCCCTGCCCCCG GATCTCCGGCGGAAAGCGGCCCGGCTGGTGGCTGCCAAGTGCACGTTGGCAGCCCGTGTGGACAGTTTCCACGAGAGCACGGAGGGGAAG GTGGGCTACGAACTGAAGGATGAGATCGAACGCAAATTCGACAAGTGGCAGGAGCCGCCCCCCGTGAAGCAGGTGAAGCCGCTGCCTGCGCCCCTGGATGGGCAGCGGAAGAAGCGAGGCGGCCGCAG GTACCGCAAGATGAAGGAGCGGCTGGGGCTGACAGAGATCCGGAAGCAGGCCAACCGGATGAGTTTTGGAGAG ATTGAGGAGGACGCCTACCAGGAGGACCTGGGATTCAGCCTGGGCCACCTGGGCAAGTCGGGCAGTGGGCGCGTGCGGCAGACGCAGGTCAACGAGGCCACCAAGGCGAGGATCTCCAAGACGCTGCAGGTATGGGCCAGacctgggtggggctggggactgAGACACAGGGTGGGGGGAGCCCAGATTGCAGCCTCCCTGTCCTCCCCACAGCGGACCCTGCAGAAGCAGAGCGTCGTGTACGGCGGGAAGTCCACCATCCGCGACCGCTCCTCGGGCACGGCCTCCAGCGTGGCCTTCACCCCACTCCAG